The stretch of DNA GATGTTAATGGAAAACCAATGTTGCAATCTTAAGTACTTATATTGTTTCtatgagaaaagaaaaaaaaactgaataaatttttcaattaattaattttttatgcgaTCGATATTTTATTAAGGTTTTAAGATTTTATGAAATAGTAATTAAATACTTTAATATATTAGTTTCACGTAGTAGCAAATAAgtacaataaatttttggcaaattgtATAATTTCTGTGCCACCTAATTTCGAAGAACCATACAAACGATCCACGAACGTTATTGGCACTTCTCCAATGCTGTAACCGTGCTGACGAGCGCGCACTAGCATTTCCATTTGGAAAACGTATCCCTTGGAAACACAACTGGCAATGCATTTCTCAAGTACATTCTTTTTGTATAAACGAAAAGATCCTGTCAGATCTGAAGCATTTGGGCGTAGTAAAATTTGGGAAAGAAAATTGGCACCACGCGAAATCAGCTTACGCTTGAAATCCCAACCAAAAACACCGCCATCACCGCTGTACCTTGTGCCAGATACTATGTCGTAGTCTTCCTTCGCTTGTAGTTCAATGAACTTTGGAATGAATTTAGGCTATAGATgagatattaattatatttatcaaTGGGCTGAAttaattcttataaaattttaatacttacATGATGACTTAAGTCTGCATCCATTATGATAATAAAATCACCTGTAGCATGTTTTATGCCGTGTATATATGCAGTACCAAGTCCCAGTTTAGACCCGCGCGGTCGAAGCACTATGGTCTCTTCACCATAGATTTTCTGCAA from Bactrocera dorsalis isolate Fly_Bdor unplaced genomic scaffold, ASM2337382v1 BdCtg031, whole genome shotgun sequence encodes:
- the LOC105232327 gene encoding dolichol-phosphate mannosyltransferase subunit 1, with protein sequence MSTSAHKYSILLPTYKEKENLPIIIWLIVKYLGESGHKYEIIIIDDGSPDGTLDVAKDLQKIYGEETIVLRPRGSKLGLGTAYIHGIKHATGDFIIIMDADLSHHPKFIPKFIELQAKEDYDIVSGTRYSGDGGVFGWDFKRKLISRGANFLSQILLRPNASDLTGSFRLYKKNVLEKCIASCVSKGYVFQMEMLVRARQHGYSIGEVPITFVDRLYGSSKLGGTEIIQFAKNLLYLFATT